The region CGTTGCTTCGGATCATTTCCTAAATGGACGTCTATAATAGAGGCGACGCCAATGGCGTCCTCTCACGGACAGTGTTGGTGAGGAGGCGCAGGAGATTCGTTTCGGTTGGTGTCTGTAGTACCAATTAACACCCTCGCttctcgtttcgctcgcaAAAGATCACTCCTATCTGTGCTACCAACTCACCTAACTATACGCCGTACGCCGTGGGCTCTGTCGCTAGCTCACATGATTTTGTTCGATAGCGCGTGTAAGCGAAAGTTGATCGTTACACGTTAGGTTCGCGTGCTCACGATCCTATCGTGAATCATGGCTCATGGCGGTTGTGTCCAATCCGTTTATCACGCTTTCTGGTAGCCGCGAGTGAACTGTCCGACTGACCTTGTTGACGTGTTGAAATTCTTCAATGGCACACGTTCAATGGTCGTGCGAGTCAACGAATAATTGCCATGTTATGCCTTATCGCCTGTTTTGGAGTGCTGTCGGGATGTAAAATTCTTCGCGAAATAATGATTGtgcaaatggtggaaatgaattttgCAGCCAGGTGGTGCAGACTACCCTATATCAATACAAATCTGAAGCAGAAGCTCAGTTTCAAACCGCTTCGCGGACATAATGCGTAGCAACGAAAGAAAGCCAAAGCCTACGGAGAATAACATTTAATACTTGGTAAAATCGTGCCCGTCTGTAATTGATTGTTTCAGCATATACGTGTATATGTAGTCATATGTATCTTACTTGTTCGATACCGTAGATCAAACGTATCTACTGTTTGATTCCGACACTTAGCACTCGGTGGACTAAGCAACAGACAACAGGCCACGGTTAGCACGGTTTACAGATTCCGTTGCTGGGCAAGCGATATAATGTTTTGGGCACGATTCGGGACTACCCCCACAACTGGGCCGGGCGGCATGACAATGAAAAACTGCACCATACGGATGGGTCGTGACCGTAAGCATGATAAATATTTGCTATGCTCATCCTCAAAAACTGTTTACCCTTGGCGCGAATAAGGTACGGGTAccttttctaaaaaaaaaacatgcctGCCTGCGACTGTGCCGACTCTTttgatggccaccagcagaccACATGCACGGTAGTCAATGTTGCTTTGTACCTTCGAGCATCCTTACCGGGATCGGTGTCAGGAGTGTTGCTCTGCTGTTGcgccttcctgctgctgctagtcgcCGACCACGGAGCACCAGTCGGCCGACCAGGTCGCCGAGTGTACCCTTCAATCCAGCACCGATCACCCGCGACGGTCGGCGGTAGTAACGAGAGAAAATAGCACACCAATGTTGGTTGGAGTGCACTAGCTGCAGCTCATAATTGTTGCCGGTGCGAAGGATATGATCCTTCAGCAACCGATAGTCACCGTCATTAGTAGCgccagtgttgctgctgctgctgctgctggcgctgctgcccGTTTCGcaatcttcatcttcatcgcttCGGTTCAGACGCATCGGTAGATGCTACAACTCGAACAGTTCGTCCTGCTGGCGTTCGAGCTTTTGCAGCGAGCTCTGGACACGTTTGCCCTGCGTCATCACAATCAGTTGGCTAGTGTCGGACGCTGCACTGCCCGAGGAACTTTGCCGCTTATGGTGGTTCGTTGTCGCGCCGGCCGCACCCGAGCTCGGCAGATGATAGTGGTACTGCTGATAGGACGAtatcgaggacgaggatgatgcGTTCGAGTAGGCACGCGGTTTCGAGTAGTAGCCACTGCTGCCACTCCCGCTCGCCGCACCGGAAGATGAGGAGATGAACAGGTTGTCGTCGCTCTGACTGCTGGTCACGAAGTCACTGTTGCGCTGCACCTCCGCAATGCACTTCCGGGTGGTCGCTATCGAGCTATCGATTTTGCCCAGGAATTCTTCCAGATTTTTACGGCTTTCCTCCTCTGGCGACGCGACCAGCGGTGACCCTTCGTAGCCGTTATCGTccgagctgatgctgctgctggccgtgtggtgatggtggtggtggttattgttgttgttgttattgtgatTATTGACGATGCTGTTTGTGCTTCCACTGGCACCTGCACCTCCGAGCGGTGCCGCCATGGTAGCGGCACGGGCTGCTAGAGTGTTTGGACGTATGATTGCATCGGGATCTTTCGGGTAGTGCGGTGAGTCCTTCGCCACCGGTACCATAAGGAACGGTCGTAGGAAGATGGTATCCGTCGGTAGTAACCTATTGATGCGCCGGATTTGTTCCATCTAAAAGGTGAAGAAAGGAACAAAGACAATCATGAGACAAGCCTGCGTTGCGCACCTTCTCCGCTGACGCCACTTACACTGCACCCATATTTTAGGGCAAGGCCTTGTAGCGTATCCGTTCGCTCGACTTCATGCCGGATGAGCGCATCCGTCGATAAGGCGGCTGTTGCGGGGCTGCGGCTACCACCGGATATGCTGCCGTACTTCTTGAGCGAGCGTGCCGACTCCCTTATCGATTGCTTCTCGCCAAACATGGTCTCATCTTCCATTCCGCCGTCTGACACCAACTTCGCGAACTGCGTAcaaggagagaagaagggaaaggaaaagcgcgAAACGTTAAACACTATACCAGTCGGTATCTCGGTCCCCCTTTTCCCAAAGCCTACTAAGACAATCCACGGGCAGCCTTTTCTTCGCGTATCGCGCACACGACAAGTGTATTTTGGGATTTTCCTCCGTGTTTACCTTCGGATTATCAAACACCAGCCACCCCCGTCGATGTGGTGGGATGCAAGTCTAACTTGGCCAGTCAGCAGATCGTGGACCGTAAAAGGCGTAGGGCGCACATCTTTGCGGACGGAGCGTAATAAAAACGATATACCCTTCCACCAACCTGCACGTGCAATATGGACCGAAATATGGAGCAGCTTTCGCACCCTTTCACTCCGAGATGCAGCAACTTTCCTTCACGGCAGCGCCTCCAGATTTTCCCAACGAGTGACAGCTGACGAGATGCAGTTGTGTGTGTGCACGGACGATTGTTGTGTCAACTGCAGGCCACCGAGCACTGAGATAAAAGTATCTTCTCGTAGAGCCGCGGACTAGAAACAATACGATATCTCTGCGGATCCGCGAGTTTGCAAGCCACATCGCGGGCTTACGAAAGCAAGCGGTGAAGcagcggaaccaccaccgtaaACAACGTGGTTTGAAATCGGGTGGTCGATTAAAATCTCGTCGATTAAAACAGAGCGAGAACGAAAACACAAATCTTTCCGTTCCAGAGCGTTGGCAGAAAAGCGAATCCTTGGCGAAATTCGTCACGTTACAGTAACATTTTTCCATACCAATTTTCCATACAAATCGCCACGcagtgaaggaaaaacaagGCAGCAAAAGGAATTTCGTTTTCGTGCTCACTCACGTTTTGCACAAAGCCAAGGAATCCGGGGGGCGGTGGAGGGGTTAATGACTCGGTGCGGTAGCTAATTGCCGTGTCTTTTTCCTACCCTACGGCGCATGATAAgcgaccgttcgttcgttcgacccGTTATCGCGCATCTTCGCAGCAACGTTCGCGGTCAAGCGGCCCGGAATCAGCGCCGGGAGCCAATTATCGTAGTGACCTTGTGATCTCTTACGCATTTTTCACATTTGTTCACAGGCAgtccgcaacaacaacgcggcCGATGATGATTGAGAAGCGTAGCAGAAACGTAATACTATCCCCGTCCTAAACTTATGCAGCAAATTGCGAATAGCATTAACCTGATTGCCTAATTTAGGGGCCATGGAAAATGCACGGCGTGATTCGCGAAgcgttccttttcttccaaaaATCCGAAAAGCAGGTGACTCAATTCATCGCTTTCCTAGCCTACTGCCACTGAAGGCCTAACTCGCAACTCATTTCCACCGGCGCAGGCTCCCCATTCGTCACGCGATCAGCACACCGTTGCTGTGAGGGGGTTGGAAAAACCATACGACCAGTTGGTAGGCGAAACCGCGCATGTAACGTGCTGCAGGCTAGCCCCTCCAACGGCGGCGTTTCCTCCTGAAGCTACCACGGATTTGATGACGCCGGTGGGGTGTTGCATTATTGGCCCCGTGCTGCAGTCGATCACGACGGTCGTTGTGCGCACGCTTACGAATGTAGGCAAACATTTCATAACATCATCACGGAGGAGCAGCTGGCAAGGGTTTGCGGCCCCGTTGGCGGAACTACCCCTGGCGAGGTGCGATAGCGATCGTTGACCGCGCGAGATTgaccgctgctggtggagaaaTCGAACCGGATCGAAAAGGGGCCCCCGGAATTCCCACCGAAAACACTTACCTTGACGTACGATCTCCAgtttttgtactttttcaTCAGATCATTCATCGTTTCGAGACTCATCGTTGTTTCTTCTCCTAGCAACCGCGGGGTACGAGATGATGAAACGTGCCCCTCTGCCGGTGTCACCGTTGGTTCCCGGACAGACACGAATGTAGCTGTATGCGTATCTGTCTCTGGATTTGCCTAATAAATCACGTTTATCCAACAACCACTCAGCGGTAGGCGGCTGGCACCGGGAATAGGGCCTTCACCGAGGGGAACGCCAACAACGTTCCCGGGATTTCCGCCCTCCTCGTGGGGATCTTTTTACCCCTTTTCTCGGCAACTGCGCGATGCGCATGCAGTCAGTCAGGTGGCTGGGCGAATGGAATTTATGCACATAAAGAAGATAACCCGAGAAcgctgcaccaccgccacaccacCGTTCCGTGTCAAAACCGTCCTATCACCGTCCACTCTATGTTATCACGAATCAACAAGCGCCACAGGAATAATCAACCAACGTTTCACCGTTCCCCCGACCGCGTCTGTGAGGGTTTTGAAATGGGACAGCAAATCGCAAATTCTTAATATTTAACCTGGTAACCTGGCAACAACGGCCGGGAACAAAGAGCAACACGTAAAACACTGGCACACAACTCGACGAGCCTCAATTCGGCGCAACAGCGAGCGCGCTTTGAGTTTTGGGCTCAACACAAGCAATCAAAATTCTACATTCCACTCTTTGAAAACGGAACACCGGTGGACCTTCGAACGGTGCGCGCTTATCAACCCAACACACAAATAGACGACCACCCGTGGAAAGCCTGCGGATGCGTTGTCAAAATCTCGAAAACTGAACAACGGTCGGAGTCGCAGAGTACACTTTGATGCTGTGCGTGCGGATTAGCGACGAATGACTAATCGAACGGCCGGGCGGGCAACCACGGGCCGGGCTGTTTCTATGCGCTTCCTGGTGAACGTACACGCGAGATCAACCTTTTCGCACTTGCACTcgcttttctcgttttgctttgtgctccggtggtggttcgtcaTCACCGGGGCTGCTGCGGGAAGGAACCACGAAACAACGCGAGCGAACTCGCCGACACAGCTGCTCTTCACGATTTGGACCGTGCGAGTGAATCTTCGAGGAGcgattagcgagcgagcgatcgcgctcGCGTCGACGACCCTCTTGGAAACCACCCACCTTggaaggagggggggtgggggggtggggatcGCGTATGCAAATCACTAGAGCAGGCTGAAGCAACTGATTCAAGTGCGTGCGAGCGCGGGAGCGGAGAGTAGTAGGCCGGGCGAGCGGGAGCATAATCGTGCGGTTCATGTTTAGTGTTCTCTTTTCAGCGCCTGCTTGCTCAAACAGTGAGAATGATTATAGTATCACGCAACGCAGGCCTGGCCTTTGGAATGATAAGTGGATAAGTACGGAATTTGTCGGTTGAAGAACCACAGGAAACATGCTCGCGTGAATACCGCATTTGCGGACGGTTATCACTGCTCGTGAGCTCTTGATTTtgggaagaaaaaagcaaataagcCGCTTGGAGCACAGTTCTGGCGAGCTGTGACGTAGTTTAGCTTAGTGCGCCGCCCCGGAGTTTGAAGCGCATTCTTATCCGTTCGAAGAAAGCAGAGATAACGCTAGTCTCCGGAGTTGAGAGCGTGTCGGGTTTGATAGTGTAATAAAGCAAGAACAacgcgttgtttgtttgtcataTCTTGGTGTTTTAAACGAAAGTTGCGATGGACATTTTTGGAAGCGTAATGAGACGACGGGTTTCGAGGTCAATGGCTGTTGGTGGAAAGCAAATCGTACACCTTGTCCAACCTCTTTGTGGGTATTCGGTTTATTTGTTTCACCTTCGTTCGCACAGTCTCGCAAACAAACTTATCTGCTAAAAACAAAGAATTGTAAAGGAAACAGATACAACATCTATTGCCCCTGATTTGATACCAGCCCTTTTGCGCAGCTGATTCCCCCCCATTCCGATTGGTGTTGTCCTATCGAtctgttcggtttggttcgtcGGTGATTGGTACGTCTAGAGAAAGGGagataaaaacgaaaacactcGTTCAGCCATTCGAAGCGAATCGTTACCAGGCGAACCGGGCACTTACTTTTGCCATCGCAGGCGACAATCTTGACTTTGTCTACCTTGGCGAACTCGTGCACCTCCCGGAACTCGACGTCGTTCAGCATCAGCGTCCAGACGTTATCGCAGAAGCGGTAGGTGTTCAGTTTGGCCGCCTTAAACGTGACCCGCGACTTGACGCGGTTCGAGAGGGCCGCATTGATCGATTTGTCGAACTGTATCAACACCCGGCCGGAAAGATGAGGCGTAATTTGTCCATACTGCAAGTGAAGCGAATCACAAGAACAAGATCAGTTTTCATGCTTTTCTATGCGCCGCCGATAGGTTTGTTTACCTGAAGCATCTCGTCGAGCGTTTCCTGCAGCATACAGCCCAGGGTCGTGTTGCGGTACAGCTGATAAGACATGTTTGTGAAGCCGAGATTACGACTGGGGCACGAGATTTCCGACGGTTCCTGGGCGATTCGACGGAAAACGCTGGGAAAAACCAAACTGAGCGGGCAAGGAAAATCCGAGGAAAACAAACCCAGCTGTCAAAATGGGTAGAACTGGGAGCAGTTTCTGTTTAGCGGGCCTTCTAGTTATCTTTTCCATAGGGACCATGGTCTTGTGGAAAAGACAAATACAAAACCTTTTCTTGCCTCGGTTCCATCGGTCGGTCAACTCGAATGAGTCAACTCGAACGAGTTGGTCAACTCGACAAACATatcgccgtctctctctctctctctcgctctccccttccctttctcacCTCGCAACACTCAGTACCACACATACCGCATTTACTCCAAATTACTAATTACTAATTGATTAATCggcgaaacataaacaaaaaatgcgaacgaaaatcaacccgaaaacgaggaaaaatgaggaaaacgaggaaaatgtggaaatagAAATCGGTCGGAAATGGGTAAGTCGAGTGCGCAACTCATTTTCCACGTTTCCATCTACAACCACTAGGGTCCTTCACATTTTCATctgtaaattcgacattttcggtcatAAAGGCCACGTGATTTTTTTGGtagaagctctaactttcctctttccaaatcattgactttgagcttgataagtttgatagttttttttttgaaaattcttcaAGTGAAAGATGGTCGATTTTggttgtgacaaaagtaaaagcccaccggCACGGAAACATatgtttatcaattcataTGGGCCACTCATACCCCGGATTTTCATTTGTAACTATTTTGTCATGTTTTTTACATGGTTTCAGTTATGTTGGGTATTATTCTCATTGTATTGCCTCGTAAAATAATAGTTTTTAAATAGAAACATCGTTCATAACGGgaatttatataaaaattcCCATAAATTCTCAACCTGAGCTTTGAGAAGGTGATTCTAGACAATCAATACGACGAGGATGTCAATCAGAACTTATAGTTTTAGCGATtcgtttaaaatcgttttcctattGCTCAACAAAATTGCTCCCTCGCGTGCCCATACGCTGACTGAATAAATCGATGAATCCTTTCTGGTGTCAACATAAATTTCAAACGCCCCAGTATTGTTGTTTTCACAATTTTAACATTCTAATTGaacggaaaacccgctcacaAGCCCACCACCGTGCCTCATAGTGACCTGTAATTGACGGTCTGGCATACCATGGTTTGCTTTCTATCAAACTCTCTATCGACGTATGGCATTAAAATCCATAATTGATGattctaaaaacaataaaccactTCTCGAGCCTTCGAGCATATTTCCGAGTGAAATTAAGACGATTCAGCTCAGTTTTGGACGAAACGGAAGTCTTTTAGCAGCATCCACTCCTGCACTCACGTGGTGCTGATCTACCGTGGCATACTTCGCTCCAAAAGTGACTGCGAAAGGGATGCTATGATTGAATAGATAATTAGTTTCGATAATTTCTTAATCtctggagttttttttacattttttcaatcatccGTTTTCCGAGAGCGTTCGAAATTGAAACAGTAAGCTACTGATCTAACACATTGGTGATTAATTAGCATGTCATGAACTGCCCTCcgattgatgataatttttcCGCTAATATCTGTTGAAGTACttggttcaaacaatgattaacaagtagttttctgatgaccATAGGGTCTGCTGTCCGTTGATATACCCATACCACGTGGAAAAACCCGCGCGCAATCGGCTTTCCACTGGAGATGCTAGGATTAGTGAACTTAAAATAtgtaaacaataatggagggtacgtaaaatatgaaaacagaCGTAAATGAAAGTCCTATTGAAGGTACAGTAACCATAGGGCTCTGTCGGAGTCGTAATAATATTTATAGCaaagtgggcttttacttttgtcacaatcataaTCAACCATTTcgcacttaaagaattttcaaaaagagactaTCAAACCTATAAAGCTCAAAgtaagtgatttggaaagaggaaagttagagcttctagcGAAAAAATCACACGGCCTTTGTGagcgaaaatgtcgaatttacaggcGAAAACGTGGTGGACCCTAgtggtgggcttttacttacgCCGGCCACTGTACATGTTAACATGTGTTAACAATCAGTGCACGCAGCAGGAGTGATGCCCACAGGTTTGCAGAAATCCTTTCTATCACCAACAAACGGATTCTTGTTGCCCAaagatggccaccaccgtttccGGATTCAATCGCATGGTGGATCTTCCCCTTTCCGGCCTTCACAAGGAAAAACGTCTCAACGAAACGTTCCAACAGTGATCCAGTGTAGAGGTAAAGGCATGATTCGTATTTAAAATGAATCTATCGAATCATATTCACCTACATGCAATCGATGCTCCGCCGCATGCAGTTTATAATGAATCACatcgatttaataaaaaaaaaacaccattaAAAGCCCAGGAATGGAGGATTTTTAAACTGTGTACCGTGTGCATGCAACTCAACTTCCGAAAAAACACATCAACCATCCACAGGGGCGGGAGGATGATATGGTTTGGCTATAAAGGATTAaattaccaccaccgcgcaTCACCACGGTGATCAATCTCATGAAGAAACCTTCATTGTGAAGCCACCTCCGCTGCACCTTCGCTTCCATCGAGCACCATGTGTTTGCCAACGGCAAATCATAAATATGTGCATTGGGAACCCCTCCCAGGGGCCATTTGCCGTAATAGGACACCCGCACACATCAGGCACAcctcagccccccccccccccccccgtttgtatgctgatgctgcccgCGGACACACCAGTCCATTACTTTGCCGGCAGTTCATTTCACCGACCATTGGGAGCAAATACCGATTTCGGTGTCTTGGGAAAATATTTGTCCCTCAACCGGGAATCGGAATATTTGGTGagtgattaaaaataaacgaaaagatATTCCCCGATCGACCACGTTTCTCCGATTCGATCGAGATGGGATCGAGAAGGGATGGGCGTACGCCTGTCCCGTGCATCGATTCGTCGTGACACGCACcaggggcagagagagagagagagagagagagagagagcgggaaattggaaaaaggcaaaaaacaaTCGGAAATTCTTCTCGGGCGAGATATTTGGCTTACCTTTGGCTGCTCTTGTGTTCTTCCGACCGCCGTTACCGACACGCCACGGTGGCTACCGGAGCGGGATGGATGTTTATTTTGGTCCAAAACTGTCaaccttccacccccccccaaCTCCCACCCCCACCTGCCGTGAGGCTGCTACTCTCGGAGGCACGtaggatcagcagcagcaggctggcaGGGTGGTAATGAAGAACGCAGAACGATCACACGCTTCGATGGAATTAATGACGTTGACAGAAGGAAGAACGCGATgttggtcgttcggtcggttggtcggtcggtcggtcgctgggTTGGTGTCCTCCTTGGGAAAGGAAGCAGCTTCCagcttccccccaaaaactgtcGCTCCAAAAAGTTGCGTGAAGCGTGAGACAAACCTTCGCTCCGTGGGCGCTGGTGGTTATCCGCCATGTCCTTCTTTGgggaggaaaaatgaaaaacctcAAATACCTTCCTCGCTTCTCTCACGTACAACGTCGTGgccctcggtcggtcgttattttccttttaattgaaattgatggcttgttggtgtgtttggcgTGGTagctccttccttccctccagTGGCACTGGAAACTGGAATTGCCCAAAACGTTTTGCCGCCACGTCGAGCGGTTCCGGGCACAGTGGGAAACTGCGCATGAAGCCAAAGGTTGACAATCAACCTTTTTTAGGGTGCGGTGAAACTGAGGGtgccgctggtggcgctgagatttgctttcaattattcatcaATTGTAAGTCgtgtcgagcgagcgagtgagtgagcgagcgaacgaacgaaggcgaAGTTGTTGTCTTTGGTCCTGGAGAAGTACACGAAAAATGGAACGTTCTTTATTCCTCCTCAGTAATGAGCATTGTCGGGGACCGTGCTTGGGAATGTGTTGGGAAAAATTAGTCCTAAGAGGGCGCCCCGCGCGAGGGCGTTCGAGATGAGCGCGCCGCGATGCCTGCCACCAGCTGGACtaataaaaaggaataaaaataaacatagaCCATCAGCTCCATGCACGCACCACTGTTCGTCATGTAATGCGACGAAGAATCATAAGTTTTCGGGGAGGGAACCATGAAATTGGAAAGCGATTCCACCGCCAGCGACGTCGTCGGACTTTCCGATGAGGGGATTAGACCAAGCGAGCGGCTGCGTCGTAATTAATCTCCAATTTATTATTGTGTGTTTTACTGTTATTCCCGtctgccagtggccaccagacGGCACCGGAATGTGGCCGGGTGCTCCAAGTAGCAGTTtctcattaaaaatgcaattccACTTTTGCATGTGACGTCTAGTCGACGAGGAGGACTCCTTTCGTCGTCCTTTTCCTCCTACAGTCACTATAGCGATCGCATAAGATGAATCCGTTTGAAGGTCGTCGTTGGCGCTTCTTTGGTTTCGAATGATGCACCACGGCCAGACATGTGattggctggctagctgactggctggctgcagctGGTCCAGCGCTACGATCCCGCTACGGAACACAGATCCCGTCGTTTTGTTTGGGTTTCATGAAATGCGTATACGCGGCTAGCACAACAATGGCGCATTATGGCCCCGTTAAAGTGCATGTGacgtggcagtggtggcgttggcgatggtggagTGCCGAAAGATAAATATCATCGACATTTCGAGTATTTTCATCGCTCCCGAGAGCGGCAGAGCACTCTTCTAGACGCcgccaccgaaccgagggAACCAAATAACAGATGAAGGCGGACACAGCCAGGGAGGTCATATAAAACTCGGCGGTCCCTTGCGCGCCGACCGCACGCCAGAACCGTGCGGTGTGGTTCCGATCCCGAGGGTAGCACTAAAATAAACACCAATCATTCCGATTCCACCGCCTGTGCCTTGTGGAAGGGGAAGCGAAGGGTGTTGTTGGCTTcgcttttcgatttgtttttcttaattACAAACTACTTAAGCGATCGATTGTTACGGTTCCGCCGGTGGTGCCACTggcagggtggtggtgatctgTCGGATGGTTTCGAGTTCGCTTCGCGAGACACACATCCATCTTCCGTTCGGTTCCAAACCTATAccggttggtggccaccgcgTGCGCCCTACAGAGCCCACTTAGTGGTCAGCTCGTCCGCCAGTCCgccagtggtggccagtgaTAAATAAAGTCTCTCGGCGGGActccttgtctctctctctgccgggTGCCGAATGTAAGATAAATCATTTCActaattttgtgtttgtcaTTTGTCACCGGCTCGTCCTCCGGCAACCGGCCATCCATCGATCCCCGGCTATCGTTCCAACGCTCGATAAACGGCTCTTGACGACGGTGGCCCGCACTTGGCTCACGTTTCACGGTCGTTTTGccggggtgggtgggaaaaatggttggaaaaattaACCGAACGCCAGGCAGGGAAACGAATGATGAACGGTGTCCGGGTTGGGCGGGTGTGTGAAATGAGTTATGGCCCTCGTACGTCCCCCGCGGTTGCCTTCGGTGCAAGCCACACAGAttgctgctgactgctggcTGCGTTGGTAACAGGTGTTCCACGTTGTAAGGAAGGGGTTAGAGAAGCGTGTGCCAAGCTGGGCCGTGTGGCACACGCTGTCACCGATGTGTCCGGATGATCCGGGCCAATTGATGACGATCTCgcacggggagagagagagagagagggagagatggtGATGCCACTGGGTTCAGCCACAAACTAATGCTTCACTCGCTCACCGCAGTGCTGTGGTGCATCACGGGTGTACGATCGGTTTTTAATGTGTTGGTCGTCGATGGTTaacttgctttttttttcgttcctctctctcgGCAGAGCTTAAGGTTTAAACTGATTGATGCAGCATTTATTTTGGAGTGGAGGTGAGTGGATAATGTGGTGCTGGAGGATAAGGGAACTAAACGCGTCAaacaagctgctgcagctgatctgCTGTTCTGTGGTGTTACTGTCAGAGATTTGCTTTGTTATCCAACGATTCAATTTGCATCATCTGATCGTAAAGACTCTTCTAGACTAATAATTCTTGGAGtagagtaaagtggggcaagagtgcgcaccaatcatttctagaaaacggtagcactgaaacttacaacactctacttgtttgaaaggtcaTGTAGTGGCTTGTTCatacgtgtttttttcttttggattggatAAATAACAACGAAGAAATGCAGTAAATTGTAGTTTTcgcgatttgcatattatttaatgtttttttgaaaacactctctcatttcgtttacattttctcatgcTACGCTACCTAAGTCACAAAGACTTCTTAATTAATGTAGAATCAAATgctgaaaacttcattccgaAATACGGACTGATATTTTagtattttacaatttttctcaAAACGGCACTATGGGGCAAGAGTGTGCAGTGCGCaagagtgttgtggttgttcttttgtcgcaaaaatgccgagaatgctttcagagTGTGTTGAATTGTGCCTATG is a window of Anopheles aquasalis chromosome 2, idAnoAquaMG_Q_19, whole genome shotgun sequence DNA encoding:
- the LOC126569816 gene encoding lysM and putative peptidoglycan-binding domain-containing protein 2 isoform X2, producing the protein MEDETMFGEKQSIRESARSLKKYGSISGGSRSPATAALSTDALIRHEVERTDTLQGLALKYGCSMEQIRRINRLLPTDTIFLRPFLMVPVAKDSPHYPKDPDAIIRPNTLAARAATMAAPLGGAGASGSTNSIVNNHNNNNNNNHHHHHHTASSSISSDDNGYEGSPLVASPEEESRKNLEEFLGKIDSSIATTRKCIAEVQRNSDFVTSSQSDDNLFISSSSGAASGSGSSGYYSKPRAYSNASSSSSISSYQQYHYHLPSSGAAGATTNHHKRQSSSGSAASDTSQLIVMTQGKRVQSSLQKLERQQDELFEL
- the LOC126569816 gene encoding lysM and putative peptidoglycan-binding domain-containing protein 1 isoform X1, which translates into the protein MSLETMNDLMKKYKNWRSYVKFAKLVSDGGMEDETMFGEKQSIRESARSLKKYGSISGGSRSPATAALSTDALIRHEVERTDTLQGLALKYGCSMEQIRRINRLLPTDTIFLRPFLMVPVAKDSPHYPKDPDAIIRPNTLAARAATMAAPLGGAGASGSTNSIVNNHNNNNNNNHHHHHHTASSSISSDDNGYEGSPLVASPEEESRKNLEEFLGKIDSSIATTRKCIAEVQRNSDFVTSSQSDDNLFISSSSGAASGSGSSGYYSKPRAYSNASSSSSISSYQQYHYHLPSSGAAGATTNHHKRQSSSGSAASDTSQLIVMTQGKRVQSSLQKLERQQDELFEL
- the LOC126569831 gene encoding transcription initiation factor IIA subunit 2, whose translation is MSYQLYRNTTLGCMLQETLDEMLQYGQITPHLSGRVLIQFDKSINAALSNRVKSRVTFKAAKLNTYRFCDNVWTLMLNDVEFREVHEFAKVDKVKIVACDGKNVPITDEPNRTDR